The following coding sequences are from one Neurospora crassa OR74A linkage group I, whole genome shotgun sequence window:
- a CDS encoding MRS7 family protein, which produces MSASSTVARRALVVNPFLGAGVALPRQGLLAASTLLARNSRHIMLNNQTSALVFPVRPITTSGTSTHGSGPPAGPPPGFNAEEAKKPLPREAATLPVKSKTIAGEVQEVTKKTTEALAGTEASQSQLAEQKQAGAEKSEGKKEEPKLTLKQKIKKEAQHYWDGTKLLAAEVRISSRLAIKMAAGYELTRRENRQLRRTVQDLGRLVPFSMFVIVPFAELLLPVALKLFPNMLPSTYEEQKSKDKKASTLRATRKEVSDFLRKTMKETGLPLTQVTAQKEEFSNFFRKVRSTGEKPTAQDVIKVCKIFKDDLTLDNLSRPQLVSMCRYLNLNTFGTDMMLRYQLRHRMRQIKRDDRAISYEGIETLSVAELQVACASRGIKSYGVSPARLREDLQTWLDLRLREGVPSTLLVLSNAYMYGQTDGEVSSQIEALTGVLSSIPEELFHEIELEVHNAEGAATNKQRLEVLKEQQELIDEELQQDQENQKTGFATPRDTEDIDEDHERHIQAKADGIEKAQVSEAVDAEQEALTAARVEQAGEQKSEKTTEK; this is translated from the exons ATGAGCGCCTCATCTACAGTCGCCCGTAGGGCCTTGGTCGTGAACCCATTTCTGGGTGCCG GCGTTGCTCTACCGAGGCAAGGTCTTCTAGCCGCGTCGACGCTTCTTGCGCGCAATTCGCGGCACATCATGCTTAACAACCAGACTTCTGCCCTTGTTTTTCCCGTCCGTCCAATTACCACATCTGGAACCAGCACTCATGGATCGGGGCCGCCGGCCGGACCCCCGCCTGGCTTCAACGCGGAGGAAGCTAAGAAACCTCTTCCCAGAGAAGCCGCGACGCTTCCTGTTAAGAGCAAGACCATCGCTGGCGAGGTGCAGGAGGTGACTAAGAAAACGACTGAGGCCTTGGCCGGGACTGAAGCGTCTCAAAGCCAACTTGCGGAACAGAAGCAGGCCGGCGCTGAAAAGAgcgaaggaaagaaggaggagcccAAGTTGACCCTGAAACAaaagatcaagaaggaggcACAACACTACTGGGATGGAACCAAACTGCTGGCTGCCGAGGTCAGGATCAGTTCACGGCTTGCGATCAAGATGGCGGCAGGTTACGAACTGACTAGGCGAGAGAACCGCCAACTCCGGAGAACTGTTCAGGACTTGGGTCGCCTGGTTCCCTTTTCCATGTTCGTCATTGTGCCATTCGCCGAATTGCTTCTCCCTGTTGCGCTTAAGCTGTTCCCCAACATGCTTCCCAGCACTTACGAGGAACAGAAatccaaggacaagaaggcgTCCACGCTTCGGGCTACCCGGAAGGAGGTTAGCGACTTCCTGCGCAAGACTATGAAGGAAACCGGTCTCCCGTTGACGCAGGTTACGGCGCAAAAGGAGGAGTTCAGCAACTTCTTCCGCAAGGTCCGGTCTACCGGCGAGAAGCCCACTGCTCAGGACGTGATCAAGGTCTGCAAGATCTTCAAGGATGACTTGACCCTCGACAACCTGTCCAGGCCGCAGCTCGTGTCCATGTGCCGCTACCTGAACCTCAACACCTTCGGCACCGATATGATGCTTCGCTACCAGCTCCGCCACCGCATGAGGCAAATCAAGAGAGACGACCGTGCCATCAGCTACGAGGGCATCGAGACCTTGTCGGTCGCTGAACTCCAAGTCGCGTGCGCCAGCCGTGGCATTAAAAGCTACGGTGTGTCACCTGCCAGGTTAAGAGAGGATCTCCAGACTTGGCTGGATCTCAGACTTCGTGAAGGTgttccttccactttgttGGTGCTTAGCAATGCCTACATGTATGGCCAGACCGATGGCGAAGTTTCCAGCCAAATTGAGGCTCTAACAGGCGTTCTGTCCTCGATCCCCGAGGAATTGTTCCATGAGATTGAGCTTGAGGTTCACAACGCGGAGGGCGCCGCCACGAATAAGCAACGACTTGAGGTACTAAAAGAGCAGCAAGAGCTGATCGACGAAGAACTTCAGCAAGATCAGGAGAATCAGAAGACTGGCTTTGCTACGCCGAGAGATACGGAGGACATTGACGAGGATCATGAGAGGCACATCCAGGCCAAGGCTGACGGTATTGAGAAGGCCCAAGTTAGCGAGGCGGTAGATGCCGAGCAGGAGGCCCTCACAGCAGCCCGTGTTGAGCAAGCGGGGGAGCAGAAGTCAGAGAAGACTACGGAGAAGTAA
- a CDS encoding glycosyl hydrolase, with protein sequence MLIQWAKVAFLVTAASAAEQSFSFLPRHLGKDDPVIVKGRDYVFNVTLFDEMMNAIDVMQEVYFQPWVGTWPSAIDWTAAVLGTHIAGTLETLHRSLEIAASRGIEISEGWSATENTISLYFSQLIGFYFGQNIFALRQEAFDDMLWVVLGWLDTTKFVEGYSSASSRPLSDFGDGNGVEFPTETLRNRTWHGTLWTPAFAHRARIFWELAAAGWDTTLCGGGMNWNPRLLPYKNAITNELFIAASVMMYLHFPGDENNSPFISSEHSQQPRSPPNHSTDKKWYPHDPKYLAAALDAYSWLLSSNMTNDLGLYADGFHISGYSSGSNNTKCDERDEMLYTYNQGVLLTGQRSLFSVDPDPSYLKAGHTLIQNVIRATGWDLARDSPVDDLDNLKPGELPPWRGLGRAGILEEVCDAKGECSQDAQTFKGIWMHHFTAFCSPISQPQLPLRHTTKTSTAPPPGPDLWKSIAKAHSAACLQYSGWLKHNAHAAARTRDSQGKFGMWWTAGLLNIKTSELRLGRNSLAPMEGVTDYRNQGVPQTSEWVPAGRLLHGGGGGGAGGPTVVYKDRDSNVQRPLTGSCQLSKGSEKTGLNVAEECSRKVVDDNDPNTRGRGRTVETQSGGLAVLRALWELSVQGE encoded by the coding sequence ATGTTAATCCAATGGGCCAAAGTGGCTTTCTTGGTCACGGCTGCCTCCGCTGCCGAACAGTCCTTCTCATTCCTACCTCGTCACCTGGGGAAAGATGATCCGGTTATCGTCAAAGGACGAGACTACGTCTTCAACGTGACGTTATTCGATGAGATGATGAACGCTATCGATGTCATGCAAGAAGTCTATTTCCAGCCATGGGTTGGCACATGGCCCTCTGCTATCGACTGGACCGCTGCTGTCTTGGGGACACACATTGCCGGTACCCTTGAAACTCTACATCGAAGCCTCGAGATAGCGGCGTCAAGGGGGATCGAAATCTCAGAGGGGTGGTCAGCTACGGAGAACACAATCTCTCTTTACTTCTCCCAGTTGATCGGCTTTTACTTCGGCCAGAACATTTTTGCACTCCGCCAGGAAGCTTTTGATGACATGCTCTGGGTTGTATTGGGCTGGCTCGATACCACTAAGTTTGTTGAGGGATATAGCAGTGCATCCAGCCGGCCGCTGTCAGACTTTGGTGACGGCAATGGTGTTGAGTTTCCAACAGAAACGTTACGGAATCGTACCTGGCACGGGACTTTGTGGACTCCGGCGTTTGCTCACCGAGCGAGGATATTTTGGGAGCTGGCAGCCGCCGGCTGGGATACGACACTATGCGGCGGAGGGATGAACTGGAACCCTCGATTGCTGCCGTATAAAAACGCCATTACCAATGAGTTATTTATCGCCGCATCGGTGATGATGTACCTCCATTTCCCTGGGGACGAGAACAACTCACCTTTCATCTCTTCTGAGCACAGCCAGCAGCCCAGGTCTCCTCCCAATCATTCAACAGACAAGAAATGGTACCCACACGATCCCAAGTACCTCGCCGCCGCGCTGGACGCCTACAGCTGGTTGCTTTCCTCCAACATGACTAACGACCTCGGCCTCTACGCCGACGGCTTCCACATCTCCGGCTACTCCTCTGGCAGCAACAATACCAAGTGCGACGAGCGCGACGAGATGTTGTACACCTACAACCAAGGCGTCCTTCTCACCGGGCAGCGGAGCCTCTTCAGCGTTGATCCTGATCCATCCTACCTAAAGGCAGGCCACACGCTCATCCAAAACGTCATCCGAGCGACCGGCTGGGACCTGGCGCGGGACTCTCCAGTTGATGACCTCGACAACCTCAAGCCAGGCGAGCTTCCGCCCTGGCGCGGCTTGGGCCGGGCGGGTATCCTTGAAGAGGTCTGCGATGCGAAGGGTGAGTGCTCGCAGGATGCGCAGACTTTCAAGGGGATTTGGATGCACCATTTTACTGCGTTTTGTTCACCCATTTCCCAACcacaactacctctacgccacACAACAAAGACAAGTACAGCACCACCTCCCGGTCCTGACCTCTGGAAAAGCATAGCAAAAGCGCACTCAGCAGCTTGCCTACAGTATTCCGGCTGGCTGAAGCACAACGCGCATGCGGCAGCGCGGACCAGGGACAGCCAAGGCAAGTTTGGTATGTGGTGGACAGCTGGTTTGCTGAACATCAAGACATCTGAGCTCCGTCTTGGGCGAAATTCGTTGGCTCCTATGGAGGGAGTGACTGATTATCGGAATCAAGGGGTCCCGCAGACTTCTGAGTGGGTTCCGGCAGGAAGATTGCTGcatggaggcggaggcggaggggcAGGAGGTCCAACAGTGGTTTATAAAGATCGGGACAGCAATGTGCAGCGTCCGTTGACTGGAAGCTGTCAGTTGAGTAAAGGGTCGGAAAAGACGGGTCTTAACGTGGCTGAGGAGTGTAGCCGGAAAGTGGTGGATGATAATGATCCGAATACTCGCGGTAGGGGCAGGACGGTGGAAACACAAAGCGGAGGGTTGG
- a CDS encoding PX domain-containing protein: MASDTEPQHEPQQEEQRELALNGRTEGEEVTENGNDLPPRPATPSTKPTTGACPPQAQPLYSNNDDERSSDNALGTSSADGSYQDDASSELVTSPSVTSPPYWAHGHTTHSQGRTRHARTMSSVSAESDLLPGAITLQDNEHDDGPDGANVYGRDRNRACWAKKVDIVDYILVNGGTANIGAFVVWNIKVETLNGSRINIRKRYSEFDSLRKRLVQTFPNFEAAVPLIPPKSILHRFQPKFLEKRRAGLQYFLNCILLNPEFSGSPVLKEFLFS; the protein is encoded by the exons ATGGCGTCAGACACGGAACCACAACATGAACCacagcaggaggagcagcgGGAGCTCGCTCTTAACGGCAGAACCGAAGGGGAAGAAGTAACAGAAAACGGAAACGACCTACCTCCACGACCCGCGACACCGTCGACGAAACCAACCACCGGCGCGTGCCCACCGCAAGCGCAACCATTATATTCCAACAATGACGACGAACGTTCTTCAGACAACGCCCTAGGCACTAGTTCCGCGGACGGCTCCTACCAAGATGATGCCAGCTCCGAGCTAGTAACCTCTCCATCAGTGACGTCGCCGCCCTACTGGGCACACGGACACACCACGCACAGCCAGGGGAGAACGCGACATGCAAGGACAATGTCAAGCGTCTCAGCGGAAAGCGATCTGCTACCGGGGGCCATCACGCTGCAGGATAACGAGCACGACGACGGGCCAGACGGGGCGAACGTGTATGGACGGGACCGCAACCGGGCGTGCTGGGCGAAGAAGGTGGATATTGTCGATTATATACTGGTGAATGGGGGGACGGCTAATATTGGGGCGTTCGTGGTTTGGAATATCAAGGTTGAGACGTTGAAT GGCTCGCGAATAAACATAAGGAAACGATATTCCGAGTTCGACAGTCTCAGGAAACGTCTCGTCCAGACTTTTCCGAACTTTGAGGCGGCTGTACCTCTAATACCTCCCAAGAGCATCTTACACAGGTTCCAGCCCAAATTTCTCGAAAAAAGGAGGGCCGGACTACAGTATTTCTTAAA cTGCATTTTACTCAACCCAGAATTCTCTGGATCTCCTGTTTTGAAGGAGTTTCTCTTCTCGTAA
- a CDS encoding adenylate kinase, which produces MALRRAARVILVGAPGVGKGTQSERLLRRFPQLSSISSGDLLRYNVQQRTPLGIKVESVMKSGGLVSDDIILRLISNELTQRGWLNSAHPAGNVLTLASSALSAEGAHSFQDDAEVAAFLSSPAQARGFMQSQLSNDPAHSFLLDGFPRTATQAKRLDEIVPINLVVSLKTPVEVILERISGRWVHEPSGRVYNTTFNAPKVPGIDDVTGEPLVRRADDDEKVYLARYKKFQETAEPLLEHYARQGVLWEVEGMSSDEITPKLISEFERHFVE; this is translated from the exons ATGGCCCTACGGCGAGCTGCCCGCGTCATCCTTGTTGGCGCGCCTGGTGTCGGAAAGGGAACACAGTCGGAACGCCTTCTCCGGCGGTTTCCTCAACTGTCCTCCATCAGTTCGGGAGATCTGCTTCGATACAATGTCCAGCAACGGACTCCTCTCG GTATCAAAGTGGAGAGTGTCATGAAGTCCGGCGGTTTGGTATCAGATGACATTATCCTCCGCCTCATTAGCAACGAGCTCACCCAGCGCGGATGGCTTAATTCGGCTCACCCTGCCGGCAACGTCCTGACGCTTGCTTCCTCGGCCCTCAGCGCCGAGGGGGCACATTCTTTCCAAGACGATGCTGAAGTTGCAGCGTTCCTCTCCTCGCCAGCGCAAGCCCGTGGTTTCATGCAGTCTCAGCTTTCCAATGACCCCGCTCATTCTTTTCTGCTGGACGGTTTCCCGCGCACGGCAACCCAGGCTAAGCGTCTGGATGAGATCGTTCCCATCAACCTGGTCGTTTCCCTTAAGACGCCCGTCGAAGTTATCCTTGAGCGCATCTCCGGACGCTGGGTCCACGAACCGTCAGGCCGGGTTTACAACACCACATTCAACGCACCCAAGGTCCCTGGTATCGATGACGTTACCGGCGAGCCCTTGGTCCGCAGGgcggatgacgacgagaaggTTTATCTTGCAAGATACAAGAAGTTCCAGGAAACAGCCGAGCCTCTCCTGGAACATTATGCGCGCCAGGGCGTTCTTTGGGAGGTCGAGGGCATGAGCAGCGACGAGATCACACCAAAGCTCATCAGCGAATTTGAGCGCCACTTCGTTGAGTAG
- a CDS encoding Kex2, variant 1 — MKLSAIATPLGLAALAIASNVLPRDFDSNDYYVLHLDARTSPTEVARSLGLSHEGPLGELQDHHLFVGRKAEHDIVKRELTERRRRKRSLGDEPHVLDSVLFSEKQILRKPWEKRMVPRPVGPSRRGLFSDQEVDWAVKKQNEVIGNLGIRDPIFKEQWHLFNTVQTGHDVNVTGLWLEGVTGKNATVAIVDDGLDMETDDLKDNYYAQGSWDFNDKGPDPKPRLSDDKHGTRCAGEVSAGKNKACGVGVAYDSRIAGLRILSKLISDADEAVAMNYDFQHNQIYSCSWGPPDDGQSMDAPGILIKRAMLNAVQKGRGGLGSIYVFASGNGAGNGDNCNFDGYTNSIYSITVGAVDRNGDHPYYSESCSANLVVTYSSGGGDSIHTTDVGNACSDTHGGTSAAAPLAAGIFALVLQVRPDLSWRDMQYLTVNTAVPINLDSGEWQTTAIGKQFSHMYGYGKLDSYAIVQAAKTWKKVKPQAWFYSPWIHVNKAIPQGDTGVAVSYEVTQAMLDEANVERLEHITVTMNIMHTRRGDLSVDLISPNNLVSHLSVSRKNDEARAGYDDWTFMSVVHWGETGVGNWTIIVKDTQINSHEGVFTDWHLKLWGESKDASKAKVLPMPTEEDDNDHAAIPTTTLPATTTTLPPQPIATDTKPSTVSDHPNRPVNSKPTPTDAPNPSPTSDEQTSETTTPANSTWLPSFLPTFGKSAATMVWVYGSAALIGVFCISLAVYFWLARRKRLRNNPRGDYEFELLDEEEAEGLAGGGSSAEKRRAGAGGLAGGKRTRGGELYDAFAGGSDDEDADDGVYRDRVDEVGSGSGSGSERASGSGSGSGSAGNGGRQARALRSDSDDESGHHVVGDDDDDDDESDNDDGGHGSRPLRR; from the exons ATGAAGCTCTCGGCTATCGCAACGCCGCTGGGCTTGGCCGCTCTGGCTATAGCGTCCAATGTCCTCCCCCGCGACTTCGATTCGAACGATTACTATGTTCTTCATCTCGATGCCCGAACGTCACCTACTGAAGTTGCCAGGAGCCTAGGATTGTCTCATGAGGGGCCCCTTGGTGAACTCCAGGATCACCATCTCTTTGTTGGGAGGAAAGCCGAGCACGATATCGTCAAGAGAGAATTGACGGAGCGCCGGCGCCGAAAACGATCATTAGGCGACGAGCCCCATGTTCTGGATAGTGTTCTCTTTTCAGAGAAGCAAATTTTGCGGAAACCTTGGGAGAAGCGCATGGTCCCCCGACCAGTAGGACCCTCTAGAAGGGGTCTCTTTTCCGATCAAGAGGTTGACTGGGCAGTCAAGAAGCAAAACGAAGTTATCGGGAATTTGGGCATCAGAGATCCCATATTCAAGGAGCAGTGGCATCTTTTCAACACTGTCCAGACTGGGCACGACGTGAATGTTACCGGGCTTTGGCTCGAAGGCGTCACTGGAAAAAACGCCACCGTCGCCATTGTCGACGATGGCTTGGATATGGAAACCGATGACTTGAAAGACAACTACTATGCCCAAGGGTCATGGGACTTTAACGACAAGGGTCCTGATCCAAAGCCCCGATTAAGCGACGATAAACACGGAACTCGCTGTGCCGGTGAAGTTTCGGCCGGGAAGAACAAAGCCTGCGGTGTGGGAGTAGCATATGACTCCAGGATTGCCGGCCTGCGTATCTTGTCAAAGCTGATATCTGACGCTGATGAAGCCGTTGCTATGAACTACGACTTTCAGCACAATCAGATTTATTCGTGCTCCTGGGGACCCCCTGATGACGGGCAGAGTATGGATGCTCCCGGAATTCTCATCAAGAGGGCTATGCTCAATGCCGTCCAGAAGGGCCGTGGTGGGCTGGGCTCAATCTATGTCTTTGCCAGCGGCAATGGTGCAGGAAACGGAGATAATTGCAATTTCGATGGCTACACCAACAGCATCTACAGCATCACCGTCGGAGCCGTTGACAGAAACGGCGACCATCCCTATTACTCTGAATCGTGTTCCGCGAATCTGGTCGTGACATACTccagcggcggtggtgattCGATCCACACGACTGACGTTGGGAATGCTTGTTCTGATACTCACGGTGGTACCTCAGCTGCCGCTCCGCTCGCAGCTGGTATCTTTGCTCTTGTTCTGCAGGTTCGCCCAGATCTCTCATGGAGAGATATGCAGTATCTTACCGTGAACACTGCTGTTCCTATCAACCTTGACAGCGGCGAGTGGCAGACGACTGCTATTGGCAAACAATTCAGCCATATGTATGGCTACGGCAAACTCGACAGCTACGCCATTGTTCAGGCAGCCAAGACCTGGAAGAAGGTGAAGCCTCAGGCCTGGTTCTACTCTCCTTGGATCCATGTCAATAAAGCAATTCCCCAGGGAGACACGGGAGTTGCCGTCAGCTATGAAGTTACGCAGGCAATGCTGGATGAGGCCAACGTCGAGCGCCTGGAACATATTACGGTTACCATGAACATCATGCATACTAGACGAGGAGATCTTAGTGTTGATCTCATCAGCCCTAACAATCTGGTCAGCCATCTTTCGGTCAGCCGGAAGAACGATGAGGCCCGCGCTGGCTATGATGACTGGACATTCATGAGTGTCGTTCACTG GGGTGAAACCGGCGTCGGTAACTGGACAATCATCGTTAAAGACACCCAAATTAACAGTCACGAGGGCGTCTTCACCGATTGGCATCTAAAGCTTTGGGGCGAGAGCAAGGACGCCTCCAAGGCCAAGGTACTCCCGATGCCGACCGAGGAAGACGACAACGACCACGCCGCCATCCCCACGACCACCCTCCCCGCTACCACGACCACCCTACCACCTCAACCCATCGCCACCGACACCAAGCCCAGCACCGTGTCCGACCATCCCAACCGCCCCGTCAACTCGAAACCAACTCCCACCGACGCCCCCAACCCCTCGCCCACCTCTGACGAACAAACCTCGGAGACCACCACTCCTGCAAACAGCACCTGGCTGCCCTCCTTCCTGCCCACATTCGGCAAGTCAGCCGCCACCATGGTCTGGGTCTACGGCTCCGCCGCCCTTATCGGTGTCTTCTGCATCAGTCTGGCTGTCTACTTCTGGCTTGCCCGGCGCAAGCGCCTGCGCAACAACCCGCGTGGCGACTACGAGTTCGAGCTgctggacgaggaggaggccgagggtctggccggcggcggcagcagtgCTGAGAAGCGCAGggctggcgctggcggcTTGGCGGGAGGCAAAAGAACGCGCGGTGGTGAGTTGTATGATGCGTTTGCTGGCGgtagtgatgatgaggatgctgatgatgggGTTTATCGTGATCGGGTTGATGAGGTTGGCAGCGGCAGTGGGAGCGGTAGTGAACGTGCGAGTGGAAgtggttctggttctggttcgGCTGGCAATggaggcaggcaggcaagaGCTTTGAGATCGGATAGTGATGATGAAAGTGGACATCATGTTGtgggggatgatgatgatgatgatgatgagagtGATAACGACGATGGTGGGCATGGGTCGAGGCCATTGCGGCGATAA
- a CDS encoding PX domain-containing protein has protein sequence MAVIDQDNFSNISWHSEQNAESAASTAQVHHESNSSPEYARSGPDDGRPGDNAAGMEHDELDHSGGEILDCTVSDPHKENDGTKDAYVSYLITTNTTFPSFQKPKTTVRRRFTDFVFLYKVLCRDYQACAVPPLPDKQRMEYVRGDRFGTDFTARRAYSLQRFLARLALHPILRKADILHAFLESPDWNATMRSRSVRGSLASPGGIGDSTLGGSAAAGGGGGVFDTFADSFMNAFTKVHKPDRRFIEIKEKSDKLDEDLNHIEKVVARVARREADIESDLKDLAEQFQKLITLEPGVETAVRAFAASVEDTASGLKKLKDHTDQDYLGSLRDMVAYSGTLKNLLKAREQKQLDYEQLTEYLNKSRTDRDMLASGQSYGAGSALMSGAGGFIRSKIEDVRGVDHEQARRDRQRKLELRIEELTREVEVARNESESFAEQVSREVESFDWIKRVEFKRQFSGLADAHIEFYGDVMSVWEQYVMEMEKEGVVLPA, from the exons ATGGCGGTCATTGACCAGGACAACTTCTCCAACATTTCGTGGCATAGTGAGCAGAACGCAGAGTCGGCAGCCTCGACCGCGCAGGTCCATCACGAGTCCAACAGCAGTCCGGAGTACGCAAGAAGCGGACCAGACGACGGAAGGCCAGGCGACAACGCCGCCGGTATGGAACACGACGAGCTTGACCACAGCGGCGGCGAGATCCTCGACTGCACTGTGTCTGACCCGCACAAGGAGAACGATGGCACCAAAGATGCCTATGTATCCTATCTAATCACGACAAAT ACcacttttccttccttccagaaACCCAAAACCACAGTACGACGACGGTTCACCGATTTCGTTTTTCTCTACAAGGTCCTATGCCGTGACTACCAGGCTTGCGCCGTCCCTCCGCTGCCGGACAAGCAGCGAATGGAATATGTGCGGGGCGACAGGTTCGGCACTGACTTCACCGCGAGGCGAGCATACTCGTTGCAGCGGTTCCTGGCTCGTCTGGCCCTTCATCCGATACTGCGGAAAGCCGACATTCTCCATGCCTTCCTGGAGAGCCCCGACTGGAATGCTACCATGCGCAGCCGGTCGGTCCGGGGATCGCTAGCGTCGCCCGGCGGGATCGGTGATTCGACTCTCGGTGGAAGTGCTGCAgcgggcggtggcggcggtgtgTTTGATACGTTTGCGGACAGCTTCATGAATGCATTCACAAAAGTGCACAAGCCCGACCGGCGGTTTATcgagatcaaggagaagagCGACAAGCTGGACGAAGACCTCAACCATATTGAAAAGGTAGTGGCGCGGGTGGCCCGCCGGGAAGCCGATATTGAGTCGGACCTCAAGGACCTAGCCGAGCAGTTCCAAAAGCTCATTACCTTGGAGCCCGGAGTCGAGACAGCTGTGCGTGCCTTTGCCGCTTCGGTGGAAGACACCGCATCCGGGCTCAAGAAGCTCAAAGACCATACTGATCAGGACTACCTTGGCTCGCTACGGGACATGGTGGCATACAGCGGCACCCTCAAGAACCTACTCAAGGCGCGCGAGCAGAAGCAGCTCGACTATGAGCAGCTGACCGAGTACCTCAACAAGAGCAGGACGGACCGCGACATGCTAGCGTCAGGCCAGAGCTACGGCGCCGGCTCGGCGCTCATGAGCGGTGCGGGCGGCTTCATCCGCTCCAAAATCGAAGATGTCCGCGGCGTGGACCATGAGCAGGCGCGCCGCGACCGGCAGCGCAAGCTCGAGCTTCGTATCGAAGAGCTCACTCgcgaggtggaggtggcgcGCAACGAGTCGGAGAGCTTCGCGGAGCAGGTCAGCCGCGAGGTGGAGAGCTTCGACTGGATCAAGCGCGTCGAGTTCAAGCGCCAGTTCAGCGGGCTGGCGGACGCGCATATTGAATTCTACGGTGATGTCATGTCGGTGTGGGAGCAGTAcgtgatggagatggagaaggagggggtcGTCCTCCCGGCATAG